One Rhizobium sp. NRK18 genomic window carries:
- a CDS encoding 6-pyruvoyl trahydropterin synthase family protein, with the protein MFAVEVRDHIMIAHSLPRPVFGPAQATHGATFVVDAAFFTADVDEDGLAVDIGAATTVLGEVVKPLNYQNLDNLDAFKGKVSTTEVIAKHIFDELKKAVGEKRLGPGSHRIAKIRVTLHESHVARGWYEAEL; encoded by the coding sequence ATGTTTGCAGTCGAAGTCCGCGATCATATCATGATCGCCCACAGCCTTCCCCGTCCCGTATTCGGTCCAGCCCAGGCAACCCACGGTGCCACCTTCGTGGTCGATGCCGCATTCTTCACCGCCGACGTCGACGAGGACGGGCTTGCCGTCGACATCGGCGCCGCGACGACGGTGCTGGGCGAGGTGGTCAAGCCGCTCAACTACCAGAACCTCGACAATCTCGACGCCTTCAAGGGCAAGGTGTCGACGACGGAAGTGATCGCCAAGCACATCTTCGACGAGCTCAAGAAGGCGGTCGGCGAAAAGCGCCTCGGCCCCGGCAGCCATCGCATCGCAAAAATCCGCGTGACCCTGCATGAATCGCATGTTGCCCGCGGCTGGTACGAGGCCGAGCTTTGA
- a CDS encoding class I SAM-dependent methyltransferase, protein MSGFDKDWLALREPADRAARDPVLTGMLAGHLHDAEDPAILDIGCGTGSTWRSLVDHLPADTRWLLLDHDPLLLEEAERRIGAADNVGYRPFDLTDLDALPLEDISVITASALFDLVSDEFCAAFVQRLAEHGCGLYAALNYDGVVSWSYAHPLDGDMVAAFNRHQQTDKGFGPALGPGATACLERHLGASGYAVFTRPSPWRMDASSAALQEAFLLGFHQPLVEMSGRSTDEIEDWLSFRIEAIGRPGSLCEVGHLDLIAFRG, encoded by the coding sequence ATGAGCGGCTTCGATAAGGACTGGCTGGCGCTGCGCGAACCGGCCGACAGGGCGGCCCGTGACCCCGTCCTTACCGGCATGCTTGCCGGTCATCTGCACGATGCCGAAGATCCGGCCATTCTCGATATCGGCTGCGGCACGGGCTCGACATGGCGCAGCCTCGTCGACCATCTGCCTGCCGATACCCGCTGGCTCCTGCTCGATCACGATCCGCTGCTGCTTGAAGAAGCGGAACGCCGGATCGGTGCAGCGGACAACGTCGGCTACCGGCCGTTCGATCTCACCGATCTCGACGCCCTGCCTCTCGAGGACATCTCCGTCATCACCGCCTCGGCGCTGTTCGATCTGGTGTCGGACGAGTTCTGTGCAGCCTTCGTACAGCGACTGGCCGAGCATGGCTGCGGGCTCTATGCGGCGTTGAATTATGATGGCGTCGTTTCCTGGTCGTACGCCCATCCGCTCGATGGCGACATGGTCGCTGCCTTCAACCGGCACCAGCAGACCGACAAGGGTTTTGGTCCGGCTCTGGGGCCGGGTGCGACCGCCTGTCTGGAAAGACATCTCGGCGCAAGCGGCTACGCGGTGTTCACGAGACCGAGCCCGTGGCGGATGGATGCGTCGTCGGCCGCGCTGCAGGAGGCTTTTCTCCTCGGCTTCCACCAGCCGCTCGTGGAAATGTCCGGCAGGTCGACCGACGAGATCGAGGACTGGTTGTCCTTCCGCATCGAGGCGATCGGCAGGCCCGGCAGCCTATGCGAAGTCGGTCACCTGGACCTCATCGCCTTTCGAGGGTGA
- a CDS encoding glycosyltransferase — MSRDLVFAYPGDLQLKTGGYGYDREMIVGLQALGWSVSLLPLGEGFPAPTPEARREAESRLSALDDGTLVLIDGLAFGVLDEWAGREAARLRIVALVHHPLALESGIDAQTQARLHESEQRALSVVRHVVVTSNGTARELIANFGVERERITVAPPGTSPAPLAPGNGEPPHIVAVGTLTPRKAHDVLIDALKSVEDLPWRATIAGSRTLHPETAAALAAQIERLGLSGRISLIGEREDIRQLMATGDIFALASRYEGYGMVFAEALSQGLPIVACRAGAIPEVVPEEAGFLTPADDVEAFAGSLRTLLSDQALRRRMADAARRAGEKLPDWPETARIISQTLEAQL, encoded by the coding sequence TTGAGCCGGGATCTCGTCTTCGCCTATCCCGGCGACCTGCAATTGAAGACCGGCGGCTACGGCTATGACCGCGAGATGATCGTTGGGCTGCAGGCGCTCGGCTGGTCCGTCAGCCTGCTGCCCCTGGGCGAGGGGTTCCCGGCACCGACGCCGGAGGCAAGGCGCGAAGCCGAAAGCCGGCTGTCTGCTCTCGACGATGGCACCCTCGTGTTGATCGACGGTCTCGCCTTCGGTGTTCTCGACGAATGGGCGGGGCGAGAGGCGGCGCGGCTGAGGATCGTTGCTCTCGTCCACCACCCGCTTGCGCTCGAAAGCGGCATCGACGCGCAAACGCAGGCGCGTCTGCATGAAAGCGAACAACGGGCGCTGTCCGTCGTGCGCCATGTCGTCGTGACGTCCAACGGCACGGCCCGCGAACTGATTGCCAATTTTGGCGTGGAGCGGGAGCGGATCACCGTCGCGCCGCCCGGCACCAGTCCGGCCCCGCTCGCGCCCGGAAACGGCGAGCCACCGCATATCGTTGCCGTCGGCACGCTGACGCCGCGCAAGGCCCATGACGTGCTGATCGATGCCTTGAAGAGCGTTGAAGACCTGCCATGGCGGGCGACGATTGCCGGCAGCAGGACATTGCATCCCGAAACGGCGGCGGCACTTGCCGCGCAGATCGAAAGGCTTGGTCTTTCGGGTCGCATCTCGCTCATTGGCGAGCGCGAGGACATTCGCCAGTTGATGGCGACCGGCGATATCTTCGCGCTGGCGAGCCGCTATGAGGGCTACGGCATGGTGTTCGCCGAGGCCCTGTCGCAGGGCCTGCCGATCGTCGCCTGCCGGGCCGGGGCCATTCCCGAGGTGGTGCCGGAGGAGGCGGGCTTCCTGACGCCGGCCGACGACGTCGAAGCCTTCGCCGGATCGCTCCGCACGCTGCTGTCCGATCAAGCCTTGCGCCGCCGAATGGCCGATGCCGCCCGACGGGCCGGTGAGAAACTGCCTGATTGGCCGGAGACGGCGCGGATCATCTCCCAAACCCTGGAGGCGCAGCTATGA